Proteins found in one Salvia splendens isolate huo1 chromosome 10, SspV2, whole genome shotgun sequence genomic segment:
- the LOC121753217 gene encoding cAMP-regulated phosphoprotein 21-like isoform X1 — MDMDSTVLEHKADGDQPPSYASMVDPFLVEALQNPRHRLTILWMELDIQKFLQNNDLQQFEFPHFPTSYLRLAAHRVAQHYGLQTMVQENVSDGQGIRILVIKKPESKFPAVCLSDVPAKESENDKLDQIKIVIRPRPKDSSNDLNELGHKRNPVRTVEERKEEYDRARARIFSSPSNSGAEEAFPWAASDGTNAVDDTEVSRDLGLDWERRTCSTEGGNSSRVAIFRDREKDRIDPDYDRSYDRCRYVKSIPTAQSFRMAPFSLQNFQPPFVQYDSVFPQMGQMPPPQASLNYRTPVMSPYCALGSSQNSRDALYVPLPTHTMMYAQSYDQMRHASFQAPFCQQPLSFDYSQNHR; from the exons ATGGATATGGATTCGACCGTTTTGGAGCACAAGGCTGACGGGGATCAGCCGCCGTCTTACGCTTCCATGGTGGATCCTTTTCTCGTCGAGGCGCTTCAGAATCCTCGCCACCGTCTGACCA TTTTGTGGATGGAACTCGATATACAGAAGTTCTTGCAAAACAATGATCTACAGCAGTTCGAGTTTCCTCACTTCCCGACTTCATACCTTCGTCTTGCCGCCCACCGTGTTGCTCAACACTATGGTCTGCAAACCATGGTTCAGGAAAATGTTTCGGATGGCCAAGGAATCAGGATTTTGGTTATAAAGAAGCCAGAGTCCAAGTTCCCTGCAGTCTGCTTGTCAGATGTTCCTGCAAAAGAGTCGGAAAATGATAAACTTGATCAGATCAAGATTGTCATTAGACCAAGGCCTAAAGATTCCTCTAATGACCTCAATGAACTTGGCCATAAACGGAATCCAGTAAGAACTGTGGAAGAGAGAAAGGAAGAGTATGACAGAGCTAGAGCTCGTATTTTCAGCAGTCCTAGTAATTCTGGAGCAGAAGAGGCATTTCCTTGGGCTGCTTCAGATGGGACAAACGCTGTTGATGACACTGAAGTTTCAAGAGACTTGGGTTTGGATTGGGAAAGAAGGACCTGCAGCACGGAAGGTGGCAATTCTTCGAGAGTGGCAATTTTTAGAGATAGGGAGAAGGACCGCATTGATCCTGATTATGATCGCAGTTATGACAG ATGCAGATACGTCAAGAGCATCCCCACTGCTCAGAGTTTCAGGATGGCACCTTTTAGTTTACAAAATTTTCAGCCTCCATTTGTCCAGTATGACTCTGTCTTCCCACAGATGGGTCAGATGCCTCCTCCTCAAGCTTCCCTCAACTACAGGACCCCAGTGATGAGCCCTTATTGTGCCTTAGGTTCAAGTCAGAATTCTAGGGATGCATTATATGTGCCCCTGCCCACGCATACCATGATGTATGCTCAGTCATATGATCAAATGCGGCATGCATCTTTTCAG GCCCCCTTCTGTCAGCAGCCTCTAAGTTTTGATTACTCCCAGAACCATCGATAA
- the LOC121753217 gene encoding cAMP-regulated phosphoprotein 21-like isoform X2: MDMDSTVLEHKADGDQPPSYASMVDPFLVEALQNPRHRLTILWMELDIQKFLQNNDLQQFEFPHFPTSYLRLAAHRVAQHYGLQTMVQENVSDGQGIRILVIKKPESKFPAVCLSDVPAKESENDKLDQIKIVIRPRPKDSSNDLNELGHKRNPVRTVEERKEEYDRARARIFSSPSNSGAEEAFPWAASDGTNAVDDTEVSRDLGLDWERRTCSTEGGNSSRVAIFRDREKDRIDPDYDRSYDRYVKSIPTAQSFRMAPFSLQNFQPPFVQYDSVFPQMGQMPPPQASLNYRTPVMSPYCALGSSQNSRDALYVPLPTHTMMYAQSYDQMRHASFQAPFCQQPLSFDYSQNHR, from the exons ATGGATATGGATTCGACCGTTTTGGAGCACAAGGCTGACGGGGATCAGCCGCCGTCTTACGCTTCCATGGTGGATCCTTTTCTCGTCGAGGCGCTTCAGAATCCTCGCCACCGTCTGACCA TTTTGTGGATGGAACTCGATATACAGAAGTTCTTGCAAAACAATGATCTACAGCAGTTCGAGTTTCCTCACTTCCCGACTTCATACCTTCGTCTTGCCGCCCACCGTGTTGCTCAACACTATGGTCTGCAAACCATGGTTCAGGAAAATGTTTCGGATGGCCAAGGAATCAGGATTTTGGTTATAAAGAAGCCAGAGTCCAAGTTCCCTGCAGTCTGCTTGTCAGATGTTCCTGCAAAAGAGTCGGAAAATGATAAACTTGATCAGATCAAGATTGTCATTAGACCAAGGCCTAAAGATTCCTCTAATGACCTCAATGAACTTGGCCATAAACGGAATCCAGTAAGAACTGTGGAAGAGAGAAAGGAAGAGTATGACAGAGCTAGAGCTCGTATTTTCAGCAGTCCTAGTAATTCTGGAGCAGAAGAGGCATTTCCTTGGGCTGCTTCAGATGGGACAAACGCTGTTGATGACACTGAAGTTTCAAGAGACTTGGGTTTGGATTGGGAAAGAAGGACCTGCAGCACGGAAGGTGGCAATTCTTCGAGAGTGGCAATTTTTAGAGATAGGGAGAAGGACCGCATTGATCCTGATTATGATCGCAGTTATGACAG ATACGTCAAGAGCATCCCCACTGCTCAGAGTTTCAGGATGGCACCTTTTAGTTTACAAAATTTTCAGCCTCCATTTGTCCAGTATGACTCTGTCTTCCCACAGATGGGTCAGATGCCTCCTCCTCAAGCTTCCCTCAACTACAGGACCCCAGTGATGAGCCCTTATTGTGCCTTAGGTTCAAGTCAGAATTCTAGGGATGCATTATATGTGCCCCTGCCCACGCATACCATGATGTATGCTCAGTCATATGATCAAATGCGGCATGCATCTTTTCAG GCCCCCTTCTGTCAGCAGCCTCTAAGTTTTGATTACTCCCAGAACCATCGATAA
- the LOC121752862 gene encoding serine-aspartate repeat-containing protein I-like produces MGKKAFAKKIKPHRQETPEAQPQPNPPPPAPTAQPPPMISLDAMMAFLRQQDPTRDWMTALTSFGQMGGVGTAPSEIPPAPVSHKAVHSEEGTSSATAPSETSVPNSAELDAIAAHYDSGLEEHEEKTTQEGSGGMEKTPEAEPVSQEVAREDLDLNESAQKRTLMTDEEFDSILNQVNQAAQATTSEAEGLDPASKAVGVSEETGGVSEPEGPAYQPEEEKGNTITEAKETETETEAAEPEVEAHTPMAPQVVKPIPVRRRLVVKTDSTVDRPKPQRVSQRCLGKWASSRAEPNTAADPLEIVSDDERTTPTKPGEESSPFTDPEDAEMVVEEPSLVQVDQGVETERMAEGPDLASKVVSPERPEKDDAKVESSPTTQEEVRYKEERKRKGKAIMRKQPSTKKPRVVNTKIVITEATQRTPPSRRELSDDEYTASTESSSDSNISLADEEYTEQQLLDDHRELVHPPVERLRYRKWTVDLTDDVVEEMTLFDSKELKSAYRTKDDKSKQIKSGKVLHLPSLDKLKARESFLALLHALGFEWLLENEVMNIPVKLAKEFFSTF; encoded by the coding sequence atggggaagaaagcgttcgccaagaaaatcaaaccTCACCGCCAAGAAACCCcggaggcacaaccacagcCAAATCCACCACCACCGGCACCGACCGCTCAGCCGCCACCCATGATTTccttggatgccatgatggcatttcttcgccaacaagacccgacaAGGGACTGGATGACGGCGCTGACCAGTTTCGGCCAAATGGGGGGcgtaggaaccgcacccagtgaaattccgCCTGCGCCGGTCAGCCATAAAGCAGTACATTCAGAGGAGGGAACTTCCTCGGCGACCGCGCCATCGGAAACCTCAGTACCTAATTCGGCGGAACTCGACGCCATCGCTGCCCACTACGACTCCGGCCTTGAGGAGCATGAGGAAAAAACGACTCAAGAGGGGAGCGGCGGAATGGAGAAGACGCCCGAAGCGGAGCCGGTATCTCAAGAAGTGGCAAGGGAGGACTTAGATCTGAACGAGTCAGCCCAGAAGCGGACTCTTATGACTGATGAGGAGTTCGATTCCATTTTGAACCAAGTGAACCAAGCAGCACAAGCTACTACCTCggaggctgagggtctagaccccGCTTCGAAGGCAGTAGGCGTGAGTGAAGAGACAGGGGGGGTAAGTGAGCCAGAAGGCCCGGCATACCAGCCGGAAGAAGAGAAGGGTAATACGATTACAGAAGCCAAGGAAACAGAAACAGAAACAGAGGCAGCAGAACCAGAAGTAGAAGCACATACCCCAATGGCACCTCAGGTAGTAAAGCCGATTCCCGTCAGGCGGAgactggtagtgaagacagaCTCCACGGTAGACCGACCCAAACCACAAAGGGTGTCGCAACGatgtttgggtaagtgggcatCCAGCAGGGCGGAACCGAACACGGCGGCAGATCCGCTGGAGATCGTGAGTGACGACGAACGGacaactcccacaaaacctggggaggagtcctCACCTTTTACCGACCCAGAGGATGCCGAAATGGTGGTCGAGGAACCCTCTCTGGTGCAAGTGGATCAGGGTGTGGAAACTGAACGGATGGCTGAGGGTCCGGACCTCGCATCCAAGGTAGTTAGCCCCGAAAGACCGGAGAAGGACGACGCCAAGGTAGAGAGTAGCCCCACTACCCAGGAGGAAGTCCGATACAAAGAGGAGAGGAAGCGAAAAGGCAAGGCCATTATGAGGAAACAACCTAGTACCAAGAAACCGCGTGTCGTGAACACCAAAATCGTCATTACTGAAGCAACTCAAAGAACTCCACCAAGTCGGCGGGAGTTGAGTGACGACGAGTACACAGCCAGCACTGAATCATCTTCTGACAGCAACATCTCTCTGGCCGATGAGGAGTACACTGAACAACAGCTCTTGGATGATCATAGagagttagtccacccaccggtagagagaTTAAGATACCGGAAGTGGACGGTTGACCTCACTGACGACGTGGTAGAAGAGATGACGTTGTTCGATTCCAAGGAGCTCAAGTCTGCTTACCGCACCAAGGACGACAAGAGCAAGCAAATCAAGAGTGGGAAGGTACTTCATCTCCCTTCTTTAGATAAATTGAAAGCTCGCGAATCATTTCTCGCCCTTTTGCATGCGTTGGGTTTCGAATGGCTGTTGGAAAATGAGGTTATGAATATCCCGGTTAAgctggccaaagaatttttctcgacttttTGA